Proteins encoded by one window of Desulfovibrio ferrophilus:
- a CDS encoding nucleotide sugar dehydrogenase: protein MITFNDLTSKSRPIAVVGLGYVGLPLAVALSEHFSVIGFDISAQRVQELNTCYDRTGEVNDEALKATTVEYSCNPADLKRAGLVIVAVPTPIDKFRSPDLRPVRSASATVGSNLAPDTVVVYESTVYPGLTEEICIPILEERSGLTCGHDFFVGYSPERINPGDKVHTLQTIVKVVAGQDDATADLLCEVYKTIVTAGVHRVTSIKVAEAAKVIENTQRDLNIALMNELALIFDRMEIDTLEVLEAAGTKWNFLPFRPGLVGGHCIGVDPYYLTFKAEAMGFHPQVILAGRSINDSMGKFVAETAVKKLISKECLIKGARVGVLGLTFKENVPDLRNTKVVDVIAELQEYGVEVLVNDPMADPEEAIHEYDIELTPLDQMSNLDGLILAVSHDQYREIDLSGDGLAQVFSHPSKAVVMDIKGFFDGPALTANGVDYWRL, encoded by the coding sequence ATGATCACCTTCAACGATCTCACTTCAAAAAGTAGGCCCATTGCCGTTGTCGGACTAGGTTATGTCGGACTGCCCCTGGCCGTTGCCCTGTCCGAGCATTTCTCGGTCATCGGATTCGATATCTCAGCCCAGCGCGTCCAGGAACTGAACACCTGCTATGACCGCACCGGCGAAGTGAATGACGAGGCTCTGAAGGCCACCACGGTGGAATACTCCTGCAATCCTGCAGACCTGAAACGCGCGGGACTGGTCATCGTCGCCGTGCCCACGCCCATCGACAAATTTCGCAGCCCGGACCTGCGCCCCGTGCGCTCAGCCTCTGCCACCGTGGGCAGCAATCTGGCTCCTGACACCGTCGTGGTATACGAATCCACTGTGTATCCCGGACTGACCGAAGAGATCTGCATCCCCATTCTGGAAGAACGCTCAGGGTTGACCTGCGGTCATGACTTCTTCGTGGGCTACTCCCCCGAGCGCATCAATCCCGGAGACAAGGTCCACACCCTGCAGACCATCGTCAAGGTCGTGGCCGGGCAGGACGATGCCACTGCCGACCTGCTGTGCGAAGTGTACAAGACCATCGTCACTGCCGGTGTGCATCGTGTGACCAGCATCAAGGTTGCCGAAGCGGCCAAGGTCATCGAGAACACCCAGCGCGATCTGAATATCGCCCTGATGAATGAACTGGCCCTGATCTTCGACCGCATGGAAATCGACACCCTGGAAGTTCTCGAAGCGGCTGGCACCAAATGGAATTTCCTGCCCTTCCGCCCGGGGCTTGTGGGTGGGCACTGCATCGGCGTCGACCCCTACTATCTGACCTTCAAGGCCGAGGCCATGGGCTTCCACCCCCAGGTCATCCTGGCCGGGCGCAGCATCAACGACTCCATGGGCAAATTCGTGGCAGAGACGGCCGTCAAGAAACTCATCTCCAAGGAATGCCTGATCAAAGGGGCCCGGGTGGGAGTGCTCGGACTGACCTTCAAGGAAAACGTCCCTGACCTGCGCAACACCAAAGTCGTCGATGTGATCGCCGAGTTGCAGGAGTACGGTGTCGAGGTGCTGGTCAATGACCCCATGGCCGACCCCGAGGAAGCCATACACGAATACGATATCGAACTGACCCCTTTGGATCAGATGTCCAATCTGGACGGCCTGATCCTGGCTGTAAGCCACGACCAATACCGGGAGATTGACCTTTCCGGCGACGGTCTGGCCCAAGTATTTTCCCACCCGTCAAAGGCAGTGGTCATGGACATCAAGGGCTTTTTCGATGGCCCGGCGCTGACCGCAAACGGCGTAGACTACTGGCGCCTGTAG
- a CDS encoding DUF2065 domain-containing protein, with product MQFDWHYFLAALGLAFVLEGVAYFLGANQMHAMLKLLAERSPMELRLLGGVAIVAGLFLVWLARL from the coding sequence ATGCAGTTTGATTGGCATTATTTTCTGGCAGCTCTGGGGCTTGCCTTTGTTCTTGAAGGTGTCGCGTATTTTCTTGGGGCCAACCAGATGCACGCGATGCTGAAGCTCCTGGCAGAGCGGTCTCCCATGGAACTTCGTCTGCTCGGTGGCGTGGCAATCGTTGCCGGACTGTTTCTGGTCTGGCTGGCCCGTCTGTAA
- a CDS encoding 1,4-dihydroxy-6-naphthoate synthase — MNAPLTVAISPCPNDTFIFGAWILGLTPDRTGRPARFAWADVEELNRAAERQRFDVIKMSAATALELEEHYEILPTGSAFGAGVGPKLVVRPDGPQRPATIAVPGLKTTAFAVLRAALGHDFSPVPMLFSNIVDAVANGKVDAGLLIHETALVYDRYGLELRLDLGAWWAEQGAGTPMPLGVIAVRRSLPESLRQGVAQTLRASLELARKDSAPIWPLIRALAQELDNATLNAHIKAYVTDMSLDMGPMGVLALDRLRTITQNP; from the coding sequence GTGAATGCACCACTAACCGTCGCCATCTCCCCGTGTCCCAATGACACATTCATCTTCGGGGCATGGATCCTTGGCCTGACCCCGGACAGGACGGGCAGACCTGCGCGCTTTGCCTGGGCGGATGTCGAGGAATTGAACCGAGCCGCCGAAAGGCAACGGTTCGACGTGATCAAGATGAGTGCGGCCACAGCTCTGGAACTGGAAGAACACTACGAAATTCTGCCGACCGGCTCGGCCTTCGGAGCCGGAGTCGGCCCTAAGCTCGTGGTTCGCCCTGATGGCCCCCAGCGCCCGGCAACCATTGCCGTACCTGGCCTCAAAACCACAGCCTTTGCCGTGCTCCGTGCCGCCCTGGGTCACGACTTCAGCCCGGTGCCCATGCTTTTTTCGAATATCGTGGATGCGGTCGCCAACGGAAAAGTGGATGCGGGCCTGCTGATTCACGAAACAGCCCTGGTCTATGATCGCTACGGCCTTGAGCTACGGCTGGACCTGGGCGCCTGGTGGGCCGAACAGGGTGCGGGCACTCCCATGCCGCTAGGAGTCATCGCCGTTCGCCGCTCCCTGCCGGAGTCCCTTCGTCAGGGCGTGGCTCAAACTCTCCGGGCCAGCCTGGAACTGGCCCGTAAGGACAGTGCACCAATCTGGCCACTCATCCGAGCCCTGGCCCAGGAATTGGACAACGCAACGCTCAACGCCCATATCAAGGCCTATGTAACTGATATGAGCCTCGATATGGGGCCCATGGGCGTATTGGCCCTTGACAGGCTCAGAACCATCACGCAAAACCCGTAG
- the mqnB gene encoding futalosine hydrolase, which yields MLALFFATAKEFCAALPGFEAPAQGHWRQTIIAGKSVLVAVTGVGPVNAALCLGRMLGVERPTGILNLGVAGSFDLALHPLGSMLIANTETWPEYGLRTEQGIDPKGIGFPLASTPQGPIHDCIPLTPTNAAQAMGLHLPSDWPLGASLTVSAATGTENHARNLQQRYQPAMENMEGFALALGCLHADLPFLEARSISNVVGSRDKDHWDLAGALATLATAISELFEA from the coding sequence ATGCTGGCCCTTTTCTTTGCCACAGCCAAGGAATTCTGCGCCGCCCTGCCCGGTTTCGAGGCCCCCGCACAGGGACACTGGCGGCAGACGATCATTGCCGGGAAGTCTGTTCTGGTCGCCGTGACCGGAGTCGGCCCTGTGAATGCGGCCCTGTGCCTAGGGCGAATGCTGGGAGTGGAACGCCCGACAGGCATCCTGAACCTGGGGGTGGCCGGAAGCTTTGACCTCGCCCTGCATCCCCTGGGCTCCATGCTCATCGCCAATACGGAAACCTGGCCTGAATACGGGCTGCGCACGGAGCAGGGAATCGACCCCAAAGGCATCGGATTTCCCCTGGCAAGCACACCCCAGGGGCCAATCCATGACTGTATCCCTCTGACCCCGACCAACGCAGCCCAGGCCATGGGACTTCATCTGCCCAGTGATTGGCCCCTTGGAGCGAGCCTGACCGTATCCGCTGCAACCGGCACCGAGAACCATGCCCGCAACCTGCAACAGCGCTACCAGCCTGCCATGGAAAACATGGAAGGCTTTGCCCTGGCACTGGGATGTCTGCACGCCGATCTCCCATTCCTGGAAGCCCGGTCCATCTCCAATGTCGTCGGTTCCCGCGACAAGGATCATTGGGATCTGGCTGGTGCACTGGCAACCCTCGCCACAGCCATCTCCGAACTCTTCGAGGCCTGA